GTGCATGCCGAAGTCCTCGGTGATGGACTTCATCTGCGCGAACGAGGGGCGTTGGACGGTCATGCGGGCGAGCCTTTGAACGGGGTCGTGCCGGGCGAAGAGGTCGGCGGCGGGCGCGGTGGCGCCGTTGGTCTTCGGTGCGGGGGCGGCCTTGGGCGCGGCTTTGGCGCTGCCGCCCTTGGCGTTGAGGCCGGTGAATTCGGCGATCAGCGGCGCGTCCTTGTAGTCCGCCCGGTCGATCACGCCGGCGACCTGGCCCTTGCCCAGCAGCACCAGCTTGTCCGACAGGTCGGTGATGAACTCGAGGTTCTGCTCCACCAGCAGGATCGACAGCCCGCGCCGCTTGGCGAGCTCGCTCAGCTTGTCCTCGATCATGTCGACGATGGAGGGCTGGATGCCCTCGGTCGGCTCGTCCAGCAGGACGAGCTGCGGGTCGGAGACGAGGCAGCGGGCGAGCGCGAGCAGCTGCTGCTCGCCGCCCGACAGCGCGCCGCCCGGCCGGTCGAGCAGGCGTTCCAGCTGCGGGAACTCGGCGAGCATCGCCTCGACGGCGGCCTCCTCGTCCTCCGCGCCGTGGGCGGCGATCCCCATCCGGAGATTGTCGCGCACGGAGAGCGTCGGGAAAATGCCGCGCCCCTGCGGCACGTAGCCGATGCCGAGGCGGGCGCGGGTGTGGCTCTTGTCGCGGGTGATGTCCATCCCGTCGAAGTGGATGGAGCCGCCGGTCGCCGGGACGAGGCCCATGAGCGTCTTCAGAAGGGTCGTCTTGCCCATGCCGTTGTGGCCGAGCACGCCGACGATCTCGCCTTCCCCCACCCACACGTCGACCCCGTGCAGCACCGGCACGCGGCCGTAGCCGGCGCGAAGGCCCTTCACGTGGAGCAGCGAGGACGACGCGCCGCTACGGCTCCGCGCCTCGGGCGCCAGCGCGGTCAATGCTTGTGCCCCAGGTAGACGTCACGCACCGTCGGGTCGGCGGACACCTCGTCCATGGTCCCCTCGATCAGGATGGCACCGCGGTGGAAGACCGTCACCTTCTGCGCGATGGCGCGGATGAAGTTCATGTCGTGCTCCACGACGATCAGCGTCGCCGTCTCGTTGATGCTCTTGATGAGCTCGGCGGTGAACTCGGTCTCCTCGTCCGTCATGCCGGCGGCGGGCTCGTCGAGGAGCACCAGCCACGGCTCGGCGGAGACGACCATCGCCAGCTCGACCCATTGGCGCTGCCCGTGCGCCAGCGCCCCCACCTGCCGGCGGCGGATGTCGCCGAGGCGCACGCGCTCGATGGTCTCGGCGGTGAGGGCCTGGGCGCGCCGGTCGGCATGGAAGCGGCGGGAGGCGAGCCAGATGTTCTCCTCCACGCTGAGCGAGTCGAAGACGTTGGGAACCTGCGTCTTGATGCCGACGCCCAGCTCCGCCACCTCGTGCGGGTCGGCGCCGGTGGTGTCGACGTCGCGGATGGTGACGGTGCCCTCGGTCGGCTTCAGCTGCCCCGTGAGGCACTTGAAGAAGGTCGACTTGCCGGCGCCGTTGGGGCCGATGAGGCAGCGCAGCTCCCCGGAGGCGAGGCGGAAGTCGACGCTCTCGTTCGCCACCACGCCGCCGAAGCGCATGGAAAGGTCGCGTGTCTCGAGGACGGTTTCGCGGCGCGTACGGGCCATCACATCACTCCGCCGGTTGCACGCTGCGGCGCGCCCCGCCGCGCGCCCGGCGCCGCGCGGCACGGCCGGAGCGGCGGGTCCAGCGCCGGCCGGCCAGCTCGATCACCGTCGGCACCACGCCCTTGGGCAAGAGGAGCACGAAGCCGATCAGCACCAGGCCGAGCACCATGTTGGCGTTGACGGTCTGCTGCGTGCCGAGCTTGGACGTCAGCCAGAAGATGCCGAACGCGCCCAGGATCGGGCCGATCAGCGTGCCGCGACCGCCGACGATGACCCAGATGATCACCTGCGCCGCATAGGAGAGGCTGAAGAGATCCGGCGTCACGCGGCCGATGCCGTTGGCCATCAGCACCCCCGCGAGGCCGGCGAGCCCGCCGCCGATGGCGAAGAGGCCGAGCTTGTAGACGCGCGTGTCGTAGCCGAGCAGCTCGGCCCGCGTCTCGTTCTCGCGGATCGCGACGCAGACGCGGCCGAAGTGCGTGCGCGTCAGCCAGATGCAGCCGAAATAGGCGAGGATCAGCGCGCCCATCGCCACATAGAAGAGATGCTGCGGGAACAGCATCGCCCCCGACCACGGCACCTGCAACGGCGGCGCGGAGGTGCCGTTGAAGCCGCCCAGCAGCGCGGTGCCGATCTTGTACTCGGGTCCCGAGGTGCGGCGGATCAGGTTGAAGAGGATCAGCGTCACCGTCAGCGTGATGACGCCGAGGTAGACGTCGCTGATGCGACCCCAGAACATGAAGTAGCCCAGGATCGCCGCCGCGAGTGCCGCCACCAGGATCGCGACGATCACCGCGCCGGTGGTGTCGCCGAAGTTCTGGGCGGCGACGGCGTAGGCGTAGGCGCCGAGGCCGAAGAACGTCGTCTGCCCGAAGCACAGGATGCCGCCGTAGCCCCAGACGAGGCCGAGCGAGAGCGCCAGTACCGCGAGCGCGATCGCCGTCGTGAGGTTGATGATGGTGAAGAGCTGGAGCACCTGCGGCGCCCCGAACATGAAGACGAGGCCGATGACCCCGACGGCGATCAGCCGCCCTTTGTCGGACCAGCGGTTCACAGGCTGCGCCGGAAGAAGCGGCCGGTGATGCCGGTGGGGAGGAGCCGCAACAGGATGATCGCGGCGACGAGCAGTGCCACCTCGCCCACCGTGGGGCCGGTGATGAAGGTGATGACCTGGTTGATGAAGCCGAGCAGCGCCGCGGCAGAGGCCGTGCCCGCCAGCATCGCCGCCCCGCCGGATATGACGGTGATGAACGCCTTGGCGATGTAGGCCGCGCCGATGGTCGGCACCACACCGGTGATCGGCGCCAGCAGCGCGCCGGCCAGCCCCGCGACGGCCGAGCCGAGCCCGAAGGTGATCATGTAGATGGTCGACGTCGACACGCCGAGCGCGGCCGCCATGTCCGGCCGCTGCATGGTGCCGCGCGCCAGGAGGCCGAGCTTGGTGAACTTCATCACCGCGAAGACGATCGCGAACAGGATGATCGTGAAGACGATAAGGAGGAGTTCGTAGCCGGACGTGTAGAACTCGCCGATGTGCAGCGCGCCGACCGGGGGCGACACGGTGGTCGACGTGGTGGGGCCGAAGATCGTCGTCACCAGGCCGATGAGGAAGAGCGACAGGCCCCAGGTGGCGAGCAGCGTGTCGATCATGCGCCCGTAGAGGAAGCGGATCAGCACCCGCTCGACGATCACGCCGATGAGGCCGACCACCACAGGCGCCAGCACCAGCATGGCGAGCCACAGGTTGACGCCCGCGTTGGTGGCGACGACGACGGTGTAGCCGCCGAGCATCAGGAACTCGCCGTGTGCGAGGTTGATGACGCGCATCATCCCGAAGATGATCGCGAGGCCGAGGCCGATGAGCGCGAGGTTCGCTATCCCGTAGGCGACCTGCAGGACGATGACGGCGGCGTAGTCCACCCGGTTCTCCGTGACGCGGAAGCGGTGCGGCGGCAGGACGCCGCCGCAGAGGACGACGGCCCGAGGGCCGCCGGAGGCGCGGTTACTCGATGCCGGCCGCGGCGAGGCCGTTCTCGAAATAGAAGGTCGACTGGTTGGGGTTCTCGTCGAGATCGCAGACGAGCAGCGTGTCCGCCGGCGGCTGGTTCTCGAACTCCTCGATGATCTCGATCTTCTGGTTCTTGATCTCGCCGATGTAGACGTTCTGCAGCGCGTGGTTCGTCTTCGGCTCGATCGTCACCGTGCCGGACGGGCCGGCGTAGCCGACCGGGCTGCGCAGCGCCTCGATCACAGCGGTGCGGTCCTTGGTGCCGGCCTTCTTCACCGCCTCGGCCCACAACATGACGCCCTCGTAGGAGCGGGCGGTCGCCTCGCCGATATAGGGGATCTCCTCGGAGGAGGACGCGCGCAGCTTCTCGACGAACTCGGCGTTGGCGGGCGTGTCGATCTCCTCGAAGTAGGCGTAGGCGAGGAGCATCCCCTCCGCCGCCTCGGGCGAGACGAGGAGGTGCTCACCGCCGAGCGCGAACGTCGTCGAGGCGAGCGGGATCTGCGTCGTCAGGCCCGCGGAGGCATACTGGCGGTAGAACGAGATGTGCGCCGCGCCGACGAGGGCCGACATAACGAAGTCCGGCTTGGCCGCCTGGATCTTCTGGATCGACGGGCCGAAGTTGGAGACGTCCAGCGGGAAGAACTCGATGTCGACCGTCTCGCCGCCGTTGTCCTCGACGTACTTTTTCACCCACTGGGCGGTGATCTGGCCGTAGTTGTAGTCGGCCGCGACGACGTAGACCTTCGGGCCGAACTTCTCCATCGCGTAGGGGACGAGCTTTTCGACCGTCTGCGCCGGGGTGGAGCCGGTGCAGAAGTTGTTCATGTCGCACACCCCGCCCTCGTAGAGCGTGTTGTAGAAGTAGAGCGACTGGTAGCGGTTGAGGAGCGGACGGATCGCCTCGCGCGAAGCGGAGGTGATGCCGGCGTGGACGACGTCGGCCCGGTCGCCGGCCGCGGCCTGGGTGGCGAACTGGGTGTAGAACTGGATCGTCGTCTGCGGATCGTAGGAGATCAGCTCGATCTCCGCGCCGTTGAGGCCGCCGGCGGCATTCAGCTCGTCGACCGCCATCTTGGTCGCCGCCAGCATCGGCCGGCCGAGCAGGTCGAGCCCGCCGGACTGGTCGAGGATCGCCGCGAGCTTGATGGTGTCGTTGGCGGCAGCGCGGCCGACGATGCCGGGGGCGGCCAGCACCAGCGATGCGGCGGATGCGCTCTTGAGAAGAGTGCGGCGGTTGATCGTCATCGGAAGTCCCCCTCTGGGTGCGGCGTCGCTCACTCGGCCGCCTCGCTGCTCGTGCCTTTTTTGCCCGACGGCTTGGTGCCGGTGGCGCTGCCGGCCGGCTTGGTGGCGCCGGTCGTCTCGCCGGTCAGCCCGCCCGTCAGACCGCTGGTGACGCGGTCCATGCTGCCGGCGATGTTCATGCCGATGTCCTCGCCGAGCTTCTGGACGGCGGGGAGTTGCAGCGCCATCGACAAGATCCCGTCGACGACCTGGTTGACCATCGGCCCGCCACCACCGCCGTACTCGCCGCCGCCGCCGCCGTGACCGTTGGCGACGGGGCCGAAGCCGGAGACGTGGTTGATGCGGATGGAATCGATTTTCTCGGCCGGCTTGACCATCTCGCGCACCACCTCCGGCAGCGCCTCGACCTTGGCGAGGTCGAGCTTCATCTTGATGATCGCGTCCGACTGGGCGTTCTCGGCGGCGTAGAGCGCGCTCTCGCCCTCGGCCTTGGCGAGGAGCTCGGCCTTGATCGCCTGGGCCTTGGTGTGCATCGCCTCGGCTTCGGCGGCGGCCATCGCACGCACCGTGTCGGCTTCGGAGGCGACGCGGGTGTCGTCCACCTCGGCGGCCTCCTTCGCCTTGATGACGGCGAGCGCGCGGATGCGTTCGGCGACCGCGGTCTCGCGCGCGGTGTCCACCCCCTCGCGGGCGGTGGCTTCCTCGGCGATGGCGGCCTGGGCGGCGGCTGCGGCGGCCGCCTCCTCCGCCTTCTTGGCGGCGAGCTTGATCTCGGTGTCGTGCCGGGTCGACTGCACGGCGAGCTTGGATTGCAGCGACAGCTCGTCGATCTCGCGATCGGACTGGATCTGCTTGGCGCGCACTTCCATGTCGCGGCGGATGCGGGCGTACTCGCGCCGCTCCTCGGCCTCGGACTGGCGCTCGGCGGTCTCGGCCATCGTCTTGGCGCGCTGCACCTCGATGGCGAGCTGCTGGGTGAGCTGCGCCTCTTCCTCTTCCTGCTCGATGACGAGCTTGCGCTTGGTGGCGTCGAGGTGGGACTGGCGCACCGCGACGTCGGCCGAGTCCTCGATCTCGGCGCGCTCGCGGCGGTTGGTGGCGATCACCTCGGCGAGGCGGCGCATGCCGACCGCGTTGAAGGCGTTGTTCTGATCGAGCGCCGAGAACGGTGTCTGATCGAGCCGGGTCAGCGACACCGCCTCCAGGACGAGGCCGTTGGCGGCGACCTTCTCGGTCAGCTCGTCCTTCACCTCGGCGACGTAGCGGCCGCGGTTGTCCTGCAGCTCGTCCATCGTGTACTTGGCCGCGACCGACAGCAGCGCGTCGACGAGCTTGCCTTCGAGGAGATCCTCGACGTCGGATGCGCGCACCTTGCCGCCGAGAGCCTGGGCGGCCGTGGCGACGCCCTCGTCCGAGGGCTGGACGCGCACGTAGAACTCGGCGGTGGTGTCGATCCGCAGGCGGTCCTTGGTGATGATCGACCGCTCGCCCGCGCGCTCCACCTCGAGGCGCATCGTCTTCATGTTCACTTCGGCGATGCGGTGGACGATCGGCAGGCCGAGGGCGCCGCCGTCCAACACGACGCGCTGGCCGCCGAAGCCGGTCCGCACCAGCGCCGTCTCGCGCGTCGCCTTCACGTAGAAGCGATTGAGGAAAAGAATCGCCACCACGGCGATGACGAGGATCAGAAGTACGATGATCCAGCCCACGACGGCCCTCCACGTTGCAACGAGTGCTGCTGCAACGACCGTGCCATTTCACCACACCGCAAAACGATGGGACTCACCGCGCGGCGGGATGGCGTGCCAAATCCGGCGGCGGAACCGTCATGATTATTTATATAAATTCAACGCTTTACACCGCGAAGCGTCGACACCGGACCAACCATCGGCGTGTGAATTTTGGCATTCAATCAAACTCGGCGCAGGCGCCGCGGCGGTGAGAGGTCGACACCGGGGCCGCGAGGGTGCCTCCGCGCGAGGCATGAGCCGCCCTCGAGGGTCCGCATTCATAGGACATGAAGGCCCGGACCCGCGGCGAACGGCGCGCCGCTCCAACATATTATGAACAATATAGCCCTATTTAAACCATATATAATTCGCTACCTATGAAGTCATCGAATTAGGCCATGTCAGCTGATGGTGGAGCGTTGGAACCGGCTCCGTAGAGGGGCGCTGTCCAGGCGGACGCGAATCGCGCTCCTCGCCGCTATCGGCGCTATCCTCGGCGCGGGCGTTCCCATCACCCTCAGCATCGTCATCGCCCGCGACCTCACCTTGCGGGAGATGAACGGCCAACTGGAATCCTACGCCTCGCTGCCGGTGAAGCGCGCCCAACGGGCCTTCGCCGACGCCGCGCGCGTCCTCGACGACATGTCCGCCTACGCCGACTGCACCACCGAACATATCGAGGCGATGCGCCGCGTGGCGATGAGCGAACTCTTCATCGACGAGGTCGGCTACCTGCGCGGCGACGAGCTCGCCTGCACCTCATGGGGCTCCGTGGAGCCGGGGATCCGCCGCGCCGAGATCGACTTCGTCACGGCCGACGGCCTCGAGACCTCGAACCGGATCCTGCCGTCCGTCACCGGCGCGCGCGCGGCGATCGGCCTGCACAAGGGGGCGCACAACGTCCTCATCTCGCAGTTCCGACTGGTGAGCCTGCCGGCGCTCGACGGGGTGACCCTCGCCCTCGCCTACCGCACCACCGACGGCACCGCCTACCTGCTGAGCGAGCGGGAGACGGCGGCGAGTTCGCTCCTGCTGCGCGTCCTAGACGGTGCCCCGCTGCCCTATGGTGCGCGCACGTCCGAGCGGGGCCGCTTCATCGCCCTCGCCAGCTCGAGCCTGCCGCTCCACGGCGCCACCTACCGCCAGTTCATCCTTTGGATGCTGCCGATCGGGATCACGCTGGCGGCGCTCATCATCACCAACGTGATCTGGCTCTCGCGCCGGCAGCTGCGGTTCGACCGCCAGATCCTCGCCGCCCTGCGCAACGGTGAGATGCACCTCGTCTACCAGCCGATCATGGAGCTGCACACCGGCACCTGCATCGGCGCCGAGGCGCTCATCCGCTGGCAGCGGCCCGACGGGCACATCATGCGCCCGGACCTGTTCATTCCGGCGGCGGAGGACGAGGGCGTGATCGGCGAGGTGACGCGGTTCGTCTTGCGCCGCGTGCTGGACGACCTCGGCCCGCTGCTGCGCTCCACGCCCGAGGCGCACGTTGCGGTGAACCTCTCCGCGCAGGACATCGCCTCGGCGACCTTTTCCGGCTTCCTCGCCGCCGAACTGGATCAGGCCGGCGTCGCCGCGCGCAGCGTCCACCTGGAGGTGACCGAGCGCGCGCTGGTCGACCCGGTGAGCAGCATCGCCACCTTCGCCGCCCTCCGGCACGCCGGCCACCGCCTGTCGATCGACGACTTCGGCACCGGCTATTCCAGCCTGCAATACCTGCAAGACCTGCCGGTCGACGCGCTGAAGATCGACAAGAGCTTCGTCGACGCGATCGGCCGGGAGATGGCGCGGCGCGAGGTGATCGAGCACATCATCGACCTGGCGCTCTCGCTCAACCTCGGCATCATCGCCGAGGGGATCGAGACGCCGGTGCAGGCGGGCTTCCTGCGCGCCCACGGCGTCGGCCAAGGGCAGGGCTACCTCTACGCGCCGCCGCTGGCGCTCGACGCCTTCCTGCGCTTCTACGAGGCGAAGGCCAGGCACGACGGCAAGCGCGCCGCCGCCGCGACCCTCGCCAGCCGGCCGGCGCCCCGCGTGCTGGTCTGAGCGGCCCAGCGCGCCGGCTGCGTCGTTCTGGCACGTGAGAAATCATAAGCGCGCGACGACGCTCGGCCGCCATTTCGTTGGCATGGCATACAATCTGCTCTCCTCCCGCCACGACCCCCATCGAGGCATGAGGAGAGCACCATGAAGAGACGCGATTTCCTGGCGGGCGCCGCGGGCGCCACCATCGCGGCCGGCACGCTGGCCACGCCCCACGTCGCCAAGGCGCAGTCGACCTTCTCCTGGAAGATGACCAACGCCTACGGCCCCGGCTCGCCCTACTACGTGGAAGGTCCCGGCAGCCCGACCGACTTCTGCCGGAAGGTTGCCGCGCTCTCGGGCGGGCGCCTCACCATCCAGCACTTCGCCGCCGGCGAGCTGATCCCGGCGCTGGAGGGCTTCGACGCGGTACAGAACGGCGTCGTCGAGATGAACGCCGCCAATGCCTACTTCTGGGCCGGCAAGATCCCCGCGGCCCAATATTTCACCACCGTCCCCTTCGGCATGGACGTCAAAGGCACCAACGCGTGGATGTACCACGGCGACGGCATCAAGCTGTGGCACGAGATGTACGAGCCGCTCGGCCTGATCGCCTTCCCGATGGGCAACACCGGCGTGCAGATGACCGGCTGGTTCCGCAAGGAGATCACCTCGGTCGCCGACTTCGACGGCCTGAAGATGCGCATCCCCGGCCTCGCGGGGAAGGTCTACGCCAAGCTCGGCGTCAACGTGCAGCTTCTCCCCGGCGGCGAGATCTTCCCGGCGCTGGAACGCGGCGTGATCGATGCGGCGGAGTTCGTCGGCCCCTATCAGGACCGCCGCCTCGGCCTGCAGAAGGCCGCGAAATACTACTACACCACCGGCTGGCACGAGCCCAACAACGTCACCGAGCTTCTCATCAACAAGGCCGCCTGGGACAGCCTGCCGGAGGATCTGCAGACGATCGTCACCTCGGTCGCGGCCGAGTGCAATCTCGTCAGCAACGCCTGGTGCGACGCCACCAACGCCGAGGCGATGGTCGACCTCGTCGAGAACTTCGGCACCATCGCACAGCCGCTCCCCGACGACGTGGTCGCCGAGCTGAAGACGCTCACCGAGGAGACGCTCGCCGAAGGCGCGGCCGCCGACCCGCAGACCCAGACGGTCCACGACAACTATTTCGCCTTCAAGAAGCAGTATGCCGCGTGGGCCAACCAGTCGCTCCAGCCGCTGCTGCCGCTGCTCTACTCTTGAGCGCCCTGGTGAAAATCGCGGACGGGGCCGAGCGCCTCGTCCGCATCGTCGGCGAGATCGTCGCCTGGACGGGGCTCGCGATGGTGCTCCTGATCGCCTTCAACGTCATCGCCCGCTACTTCTTCTCCTACGGCCTGGTGGCGTTGCAGGAGCTGGAATGGCACCTGATGGCCGTCGGCGCCCTCTTCGGCATCACCTACGCGCTCAACCGGCGCGAGGAGGTGCGGGTCGACGTCCTCTATGCGCGCTTTCCGCAGCCCGTGAAGCTCGCCATCGACGCTCTCGGCGCTCTGCTCCTCGGCCTCGTCGCGCTGAAGATCGCACAGCTTTCGGTCGGCTTCGTCACCCGCAGCTACGCGCTGGGGGAAGGCTCGGCCGACCCCGGCGGTCTGCCGGCGCGCTATGCGCTCAAGGCGATGATTCCGACCGCCTTCGTGCTCCTCGCCATCCAGGCCTTCGCCCGCTTGGTGCACGACATCGCCGCCCTCGCCGCCCCCCGTCCAGACACGGCCGGACACTGACCCATGCCCGTCAACGAGATGCTGGCGCTCGGCATGATCGGCGCCTTCTTCGCGATGCTGCTGATCGGCTTCACGGTGCCGGTGTGCCTCGCCGTCACCGGGTTCGTGTTCGGCTACCTCGGCTTCGGGGGCATGCTGTTCGGGCTCCTGCCGGCGCGCGTCTTCGGCGTCGTCACCAACTACACGCTCCTCGCCCTGCCACTCTTCATCTTCATGGGCATCATGCTCGAGCGCTCCAAGATGGCGGAGGACCTGCTCGACGTGATCGGCCTCGCCATGGGCGGCCTCAAGGGCGGCATGGCGCTGGCGATCATCATCGTCGGCGTGTTGATGGGCGCGGCGTCGGGCGTCGTCGGCGCGACGGTGGTGACGATGGGGCTCATCGCCCTCTCCCCCCTCCTGCGGCGCGGCTACGATGCCGGGCTCGCCTCCGGCGTCATCTGCGCGTCCGGCACGCTGGGGCAGATCATCCCGCCGAGCCTGGTCCTGATCCTGCTGGCCGACATCATGGGCGAATCGGTCGGCACGCTGTTCGCGGCGGCGCTCATACCGGGGCTGATGCTGGCTGGGCTCTTCGTCGCCTACGTCCTCGTCCTCGGCCTCGTCAGCCCTCACAAGATGCCGGCGATCCCGCTGGAGGAGCGGCGCCGGACCTCCGGCCGCGCGCTAGCCGTCAAGCTCCTGACGGTGGTGGTGCCGCCGCTGGCGCTGATCCTGGTGGTGCTGGGGTCGATCATCGGCGGCGTCGCGGCGCCCACGGAAGCGGCGGCGATGGGCGCGTTCGGCTCCATCGTCCTGGCGCTGCTGTCGGGCCGGCTGACGTTCTCGCTGATGCGCGAGGTGGTGCGCGGCGCGCTCGTCACCTCGGCGATGGTGTTCTTCATCCTGATCTTCGCGCAGGTCTTCTCGCTCGCCTTCCGCGGGCTGGGCGGCGAGCGGCTGGTGCAGGACGCCTTCGCCTTCGTCCCCGGCGGACTCGACGGGCAGCTCCTCTTCCTGATGGCGCTCCTCTTCGTGCTCGGCTTCTTCCTGGAGTGGATCGAGATCTCCTACATCGCGCTGCCGCTCTTCCTGCCGGTCCTCGACCAGTCGGGCGTGGACCTCGCGTGGGTGGCGATCCTGATCGCGGTGAACCTGCAGACCTCGTTCCTGACCCCGCCGTTCGGATGGGCGCTCTTCTTCCTGAAGGGCGTCGCGCCACCGGAGGTGAAGACGGGCGACATCTACCGCGGCGTGATCCCGTTCATCCTGCTGCAGCTCGTCGGATTGGCGCTGGTCTTCCTGTTCCCCGCCACCGCGCTTTGGCTGCCGGACGCCATCGGCTGGTAGTCCCCGCGATCCGGCCGGCGCGGCCGGATCGCCCCGCCCGTCGCCCCCGGCCCGGCGGGTGCCGGTCGGGACGGCTTGCCCGTCGCTGACCGGCCCCGCCCTGCACCAGCCTCGCCCGCCCCTCACCCGCCCGGTCGAAGCCGGCCGCCCCCACCTATCCTTTGGGCGAAGGACCAGCGTCGCATCGGAATAGATGGCGTGCGAACGGTCGTGATCGCGGCGCCCGCGGCGTCGTCGCGCGCGCACGCAGCCCGCAGGACGCGGCGCGATCGCGCCTGCGCCCACCCTGTCGGGAGCAGCGCGCGACACCCGGCCAAACACAGTTTTCCCCATTGCGCCCGTAGTCCCGAGCGGCCGACCGCGCGACCTCTTCACCACCAGGCCGGCGCTCCATGCCCTGCCCGGGGGCTGATCGGTGGCCTCCCATACACGATCCATCGAGGGGACGAGACCGGACGGGGGATGCGACATGACCAACCGCTCGACA
This portion of the Acuticoccus sp. I52.16.1 genome encodes:
- a CDS encoding TRAP transporter large permease subunit, with product MPVNEMLALGMIGAFFAMLLIGFTVPVCLAVTGFVFGYLGFGGMLFGLLPARVFGVVTNYTLLALPLFIFMGIMLERSKMAEDLLDVIGLAMGGLKGGMALAIIIVGVLMGAASGVVGATVVTMGLIALSPLLRRGYDAGLASGVICASGTLGQIIPPSLVLILLADIMGESVGTLFAAALIPGLMLAGLFVAYVLVLGLVSPHKMPAIPLEERRRTSGRALAVKLLTVVVPPLALILVVLGSIIGGVAAPTEAAAMGAFGSIVLALLSGRLTFSLMREVVRGALVTSAMVFFILIFAQVFSLAFRGLGGERLVQDAFAFVPGGLDGQLLFLMALLFVLGFFLEWIEISYIALPLFLPVLDQSGVDLAWVAILIAVNLQTSFLTPPFGWALFFLKGVAPPEVKTGDIYRGVIPFILLQLVGLALVFLFPATALWLPDAIGW